AACTTCAGTTAATCCCAATTATAAAACTTTGCAGATGAAACTATTCCAAGCCAACTCATTCAGATCGAATATATTTTGTGGCGGAATGCGCGGATATAAAGAAAAACGAGACAAAATGGTAACGCCAGGTGGTCAAGAAATACTTCCCGAAATTCTGGTCAAGTTATTGAATACATCTCCACAGTTGCTGCGTAGAGTGTGTTGTCAAGTGATTGCAAGGTTGATTGAGCTAGAAATCACGAATGAGGAGTTTGTTCTGCTCAATCTGATATTCTTTTTCAATactggtaattttttaatttatagcaAGTCCTCTCAACCTTTGTGATATTAATTAAGCTGCAATTAGGTCACATCTTACTCAATTACATTAAACCTACAATTTTCAGTAGACAGCATGTCTGACTCGGCAAAAAGTACACTTGGCTCCTGGCAAAAACTGTACACAAATGCGCTATTTCAATATTGCCAATTGACTTACAAGCATCGTGCTCCATCTCGTCTGGTTGATCTCTTATCATTATATcaaatcgttcaaaaaaatacatcaGAAATTCAGTACATTGGCATCATGACTCAAGCTCTCCTACCTGATTTTCGGGTCAAGAAACTTGTCTCAGATACTTATAGgatatgaatttttgtttacttttttggaataaatacATCAAATGTTAAATTGCACGCGGTTCATGTTTCAGCaaagtaatcctacagtactccgccgtatttctacagtactcttgCAGAAATCAGTTATTTACCACAGTATAGGAATAGGTGTATGTGGACGATTGCAGACCTCGATCAATGTCGGTTGCCCGTatacaaaaaatcttgaaaaagttGTCAGTGAAAAGGTTGTAAATgtagatttttatttcaaaggtataaatactcaaaaatattataaatttcaatttgaaataccCTCAGGTATTCAATTGTTCTAACAGGAAGTATTTTAGGAAATCTAGTTAGAGAATTTGCCTCACCACGTGTTTTCATTTTATAGGTCAGCAACACGGAGCACAAAAAATGTGCAGGGAGTTCTGGTCCAACGGTGCGGAAAAAGTAGTTACCTAAACCtgatttctgtaattttttatgacttttggatttcaatttttaaatttaacgaAACTCATAAGAGTCTTTCTTTGTCGTTTTCTTCTCAATTGTTCacagttcaatttttcgtcatAATTTTCTATAACTCAGTTTGTTTTTTACTTATTAACTCCCTGAATTTCCTTCAGATTTCACGTAggatactttttttcagtgacaTAGTCCGGAAACTCAATTATTACGAGCTCAATATCAATTGAAACGTTGCTCTTTTGACCGCCCTTATTTTCGAGAGTCTgggaaattccagaaataattttctggCGGGCGGTGTTTTGCTGGCGTCAATAATATAGAAATAATAATTGACATTTTCTGGCTTGCAGGTGAATTTTTCTCATCGAAGGTGATTGCTCATTCTGTTGCGACGTTCAGTTTTTTATTGagcacattttatttttcaatttttttttctaactcaCAGTTCATAAATCTGTGATATGAAAAGTACCTGCCTACCATGGATGAAGTTGacttttaagtttttataacattttgatGTTGAATAcgactttaaaatttaaaaattgaaacatcacTCAAtagattcaataaaattgtctgaacgaagtttttttccgatttttacaGCATCAAATAGAAATAATATGATTTCAGTTTTCTAGTGATTTTTGTCCTTCACAAGGTGAAGCTAACACATTCAGAACAGGTGTTTTTTAAAGGTTCTGCCTATTTTTTGAAGCTCgagttgtgaaattttttgaatttttctcaattccatttctattttcacctacacaatttttttttcttttctcttattttttcgagtgattttttaaatgtagcTGTAACGCTTCAGAGGAAATAAAGCAATTCCGTATTAATTTCCGTTTGAACTCGATAGTTTttattctatattttttaaagtattgcACCAAAACGGTAAAATAGATAGTATGATTTGTTGCTTCCTGCCTTTACGAAAGCTTTATACATTTTCTTCAGTTGTTCCcagataattttgtttttctggtGAACCACGTTATTATGATATCAccattcaaaaactttcaatttctctttaaaaaattcagattttcaaatgacATCAGAAGAAATCCATGCAGCTGGACTTTGTTCAGTCGTtccaactatttttcaaaactgtgaTAATGATTGGATATCCAAAAATGGGACATGTTATCAGGATTCTTGTTGTATGAGTTTAGAAGTGagtatacaaaaaaatttccattattctaaaattcgaataattCTCAGACGGCTACATCATGGTACTACCGGCTTGCTCAATTTTCTCACGTAGTCTTTAGCTTTATGGGTTTAATAATAGTTGTAGTATACATTCTGAGGTATCGGTCGAGGCATATATTACCGGAAAATGTTCGAGTACTTGTTGATTTCATGTTGCTATTCATAGTGGCTCATTCTATCGATATGATTGTGTTACATGTAGGTTTTTGAATGAAGTAACcaatactttcaaattttcaaaaagctcgGTATGCATTTCAAATGATTATGTTTTAACTGGGACagaaactaaaatatttatcgATCATCAGCCTGTaaatagacaatttttcaatacctGAAAAGAAACAAGTTTTCCAGAAACGGTAATCTTGTCGCAGAAACTCAACTCCCTTGTTTTCATCTGGGGAACAGCcactttttaagttttatttctGTAAAAcgtcacaaaaaaataataataaaatacatCCCATTGGTATAAAATCAGCGGTGGCAGCAAGACGACTCGCATTCATAAGTCGCGGGTCGAACCATTTTGGCACATTGCTACCTCTACCTGAACATctttagattttaattttttaaattatttttcagtttcgcaaaaaattaatatctatTCTTTCCAGATCTACCATATCATTCAATCCTTCCAGGCGAATATCTCAGATCCATGCTTCGTCcgagaaaaagtttcattttgtgCACCGTTCCGATACACTTTCTCATTTTGCTCAATGGGTTTGGCGATCTGCACATACTGTATATATATCGATCGTCTTGCATGCGCATATTACAAGAATTATACCAAGCATCAAAGACTAATTTTGGCAGCTCAAATTTGTCAATTGGTTGGTCACCTGAACAACTAAAAAGGCAATACTTCCAATATTGCAGATTGTGATTTCTTCTTTAATCATAATTTGGGTATATCGAAATGAAGAGCCAAACACATATCTCCTATCGTGTTTGAATGTTCCTGTAGCATCTGTAGAAGATATGGCCAAGGCTACAATCGCAGTATTTCCAATCAacttcatttgttttttccttTCAATTGGTCTTTTTCGGCATTTTAAAAAGAAGGAAGAAGGGTGAGTTCTCAAATACATTTTGGAGGTAGATCAAAGTATTATGCAAGAATTCCAAGAATATGTCAGTCCGAAGTAAGATCACATGATAAACTAAAAGGCTACACTGATTGCTTAACAATTATAGGATTAGAAATACAAGCATACGTCAAGATaggtttgaacattttttgtaggtttgggctgattttttaattgacttACAGAAAAACTTGAGACAGGTTTTGGCCTTAAAAATGACTGAATTATGTGGAGGTTTTacacaaaagttttttcccggcagctacaaaaataaataatacaCAACATCTCCACAAGTAGCTGCCCACGATTGATCCCAAGTTCTGATTGATTCCAAGAACATTACATCGTTTAATAAATATTCTCATTTGAGCTCCAGTAGCCGTTTCGATATTGTTCGGCATTTCACCGCTTCTGTCGATGTTGAATCCTCCGAATTTCTCTTCCGTACTACTGGAACTCAGGCAGCACTCATGGCACTTTTCTCAGTGGCATCCTTACTAATGCGCCTCGTGTATAATTTCCTGCCAAGACAAGTTGGATTGACAATAGCTACTTTGTCATATGTAAGTCACTAAATAGTTGATTCGTCCAttggtttttgtttcagataatGAGTATCTACTGTTTTACGGTACCATTGGTAATAGTTAAATGTGTACAGAAGACATCTGCTCTACGGAAAAGTCGAATTTCGAGTCACGTTGGATTAAAAGCAATGGGTGTAGAAGGTGCTTCTAATTATTTCGAAATGATGAAATCACAATGGGAATAAATCtgttttcttaacttttttgtatgttATGTGTTCTTATTAAGTCAACACTTTCAATAAAACATTGATGTTTGGGAAGGTTGCAGCCGACAAACTACGGTTTTCGCAGTTTCCTAAAGACGATATTGTTGATCGGAGCACTCATCTATTTTTCTAATTCGCAGTTTTCTGTAGTCAtagattattttatttaaaaaatcgttcaTTCACCTGCAAATTTCGCCGTACGgcatttgtatttttcaggattCAATCCCACTAGGAGCACAAACTTGAAGAGTATTTCTGAGTTAgtgtttgaaaacttttcaagtaaatatgaacatttttatacAAAGCTTGAGAAAGTTGCAGTTTTAAATTCATTACTATCGATTTTATTCCCATTGAGATTTCATCATTCCAAAGTAGTTATCGGCTCCTTCCTTTCCAACGGACTTGATTTTCACATGGCTCCAAATTTTCGCTCTTCTTGTATCTGTTCGGTTCCTTCCGTAGTTTACCATAGCAAGTGGAACAACGAAACAATAAATATCGAACACCTGAAAATCagagtttaaaaatgaatttgaatttataaaatgttcTTACATAAACAAGTGTAGCAATTGTGAGATGAACTGGTCTGTAAGTTTCCGCGTAGAAATATCTCATTGAAAGTGACAAAACTGGGTATACCACTATAAACACGGCTTGGCTGATGGTTACAATGTAAAGAAATTCTGAAGAATCCACGTCAACTGATGCAGTGAAATGGCTTATGATTTCGAAGCGGCTTCTGGAATTTTGTTGTTCTTTTCTTTAAATGTATTCCTAACTGCAATTCTTCGGTGCCATTTAATTAGTTTCAATAATCTGTATTGTGTTCAGTACTTTGAATACATATTATTTCGATATTTCATATTTGCGTTATAAATTAACTCCCAAATCAGGCATTGGTTTTTATTGCATTCGTAGGTCAACTTTTCTTGTACACATAGAACAATCAAAAGTGGATCGAAGAAACAACTAATTTTATGTAATTGAGGGATAGACTTCAACAAAATCATAAGATTATCGCCATTTTCAGTTATGGGatcacaaaatcaaaaattaaatacctaATAAGTTCtaggaattttcaataacggaaaattttggaatgtacACATCTGGAAGCTCAGCCTAACGtataccaaaaattaaatttacaaattattttcttgatctataattttgaaaagcaatCATCTTAAGTTACAATgaccaatttcaaaataaaataatctaCGCAAAGTTCCTTTCGGTCAACTTActtattttctttcttcttaAAATGTCGAAACATAACCATTGACAAAAAACAGCAACCTATGTTTATTGGGAACACTGTTGCCGTGACGTAACTTAAGTCTAACATAGAGTCCAACGGGACATTCAGACAAGAAAGGAGATATGCATCCAGGTTTGCATCTCGATAAACCCAAACAACGACACCAGTTGTTACAATGACCTAGGAAAAATCTTGATGATTTTATCAATTGTAAAGAGTTTACCAACCCATAGAATAACTAGCAGGTACTGAATAACCTTCTGATATTTGATATACTCTTTGTAAAGTGCACATAAAAGTCTATCAATATAGACGCAATACTGGCAGAAAGCAAGTCCTAATGTGCAAAATGAGTAAATGTACCGGAACGGAGcacaaaaagaaattttaaccCGTACAGAGCAAGGATCCGATTCCACTGCTTTGTAGGATCTGAATATATGAtagacctgaaaaaaattgaaatttaaaaaattggcgtATCTGTTGGATAGGAACGTGAACCTTTACTAGTTATCGACGTGAGCAAAGGGTCACTGTGAACTCTTCttgtattttgaattattccaCACTTCTTCGGTTTAACTAATAAACCTTCTTATTATTCTCTATCGTCGTCACGACACATCAGTATCCAAAAACCAGAGCTTGCTCTCGATGGTCGAGAAGATTTTATTGTTAagttttcgcaattttttttaagtttttcaagaaaaattgttgattttatgTTTTCCCGACATCAGCTGACTTGTTTGTAACCAAAAacatctaacaaaaaaaaacatcaagttcaaaaattataggaTGCGAAACAAAACTTATAAAGTTATCTTTTTTCAACGTTAATGTATTGAACTgctgtacatttttttaaattttaatggccaaattcccgccaaatttttaaaattgttcaattgtGATCAAGTCattcaaaattgcaatattttaatttgtgaattttgaaaactggttacaaaaaatttttgatctgaaaacttCGTAACATCATTTTTCCGCAGCAATCAAAAGGTTCAGGTGATTTTTTATGCATTTGCAAGTTGGGTCACATGCTAGTTTCGAATTTACATCtgcacttttttatttgaaatgtatTTTACCAGTGACTCACATGAAAAATAATCATATCAATTGAATGTGTAAACATTAGAATAAGAATAATATTTACCAAGACTCGAACATTACTTGGTAACATATGTTTTGATGAATATTTCAGAGCATAGACTGTCAAAACAACTAATCCCATTGAGCTGAACACCACCTGTGATGCCTGAGCTGTACGGTAGTACCATGACGTGGCAGTTTCGAAACTGACACAGCAGGAGTCTTCATAACAAGTTCCAGGTCGGGATATCCAATCATTATAACAAGTCTTTGTACTTGTGGTGTTGACTGAGCAAAGGTCAGAAAATAGGAAATCGGAAGTTGTCAGGGCTAAGCTTGACGGAGTAGTCATTGAAGATATCGTGATGAATAATAAAAGAGagtatttgaaatcaaaaaatctttttgaaaactcaagtCCAGATAACATAAACAACTGAGTGATGAAAAGGTGAGTTTGGGAAGTGATATGCGCAGTTCTGATAATGATAGCTTTCACGAAActtttacaagaaaaagtttcaagaaaaaagttcgaaaaattcgtataacaacacaaaaaataaagtttcaggGCTTCAAATTCTAGAATGAAGACCACCTGCTCTGGCGTGTGCTTTGTGTCGAAATTGTTGTGTGATgacggaaaaattaaatatgatTTGAGTTAAACGGATTGAATGCActatattgaattttaataattgaataaatgctccatcaacaaaaatcaaatgtttttatagATGTGTGATAATTTTATTAACCGGAATCTCTATTCAGAATAATcgtgtaaatttttttattcatctGAACTGCATATGTCATTTGGCattggttgaaaaataaattccaattatAAGAATATTCATGCCAAACGTCTATAAGACTAAGAGTCCGCcttggaaaattttgtagagtttttaatgatattttttaagGTATTATTCCACATtattcaatataattttttttttcctacttttctcttattttcacGTTCAAATAAACgtattaaataataataataatatgatACGAATACATAATGATACTTTCACTTTATTCATTCATGAAAcgttgaaattatttaaaaattttcaattaaacgtTTAGACTTAAGAGGATGGTTTCAATTGCATTTATCAACATGggtagaaaatttaaatgctTGAGCTACTCGAATGCAATCCGCCAGGCATTTTGTACAGTCACCATTACACTCAAAAAGAGATGTAAATCCAGGGCATTTTGACACACATCCGGCAATTGTATTTGTTGGATCATTATTGCAAAATGTATAACAGCCTTTGCGACGCCCGTCATTTCGCTTAACAGAACATCCAATACGGCAAACCTGAGAAAAAGTACAGCTAGCAGCCAAAACGTATAACAGTatgaaaaacacaattttggcTGTCATAGTTGAAATAACTGTATGTCACTCAGCTATcgcagttttttatttgattttttggaaaaggaatttgaataattcTAAATATTCAATAATTGTGATAGAAATGCAacgttaaaaactttttttctaaaagagTCTAGACgtatcactttttcaaattaaaaacaattgtcTCGTGTTCAATATGGTGCACTAGGCctgttttaactttttttttgaggacgCGGGGTCGCCTCAGTCACCCAGGCGGCGACAGTCGTCCTcttctttatttttgagataacAGTTTCCTGCCAaattaaacatattttcacctaaaaattgcTCTCATTCACACACACAATGGTGAAAATCAGTGATGTCATCAATATTGTGAACTATGAATTGACTTTGAACCCTGGGCTTATCACTAACAATACAGTAACACTGTTTTTGATATGAATGTTTTCTAGAGTGAACTAGAGCAATGAATAGagcaaaaaacagaaataaattatttaaactaAACACAGTGGCTTAAAGTGGAgcaggaaaaaatgttttatttcaaccAAATGATGTTACAATTCacaaatctttttaaaaaaataaacatggaagctatatttatttcagatgattttttgagaaaaccatGTGCTGAACAATTCTTGCTGCTTTcagaatgaataaataaaaatttaaataaactttttcatgTCTTATAAATTTATgtgttgattaaaaaaattgttttctgaataatGTTTATTCGGTGcacacatatttttaaaaacaaatcaaattgaaaaattaagaacaataaaaaatttgaattcagatttttacaataaaagcTTGTTTTGGCCACGGGTATTTACATACTTAATATTTATCTGAACACTCCTTGAAGCATTTGGTCAATTCAATAACCCCGCTGTTATCCTCATCTGGCTTGAAATAACTATCAACACATTTTGAGTCGCACTCGAAGAACGCTTGGTCAACCATTTCTGAAGAACAAAactgttattttaaaaaataaactaataaATCTGTACCTCCTCCTTCGAAACATTTCGATCCGCAATCCTTCCATTCTTGGACTGATGTCACTGTAATACATTTTCCAATGCATTTCAGGGCGAGCCCCTTGTCGAAAGCTTCGGAAacggcaaaaatgacaaagaaAGCAAGCAAAATGGCTTTGAAGTTCATGGTTGAAGAGAtgtaaacttgaaaaatgagagcaagttgatttttatcaaCGATGCTGAGGCTTTTATACCAGATTTTTTAAGAGACCATGCAAAACAAATCACCAATTGATACCAATGTTTTTGTTTACCCTGCGATGTTTGAACAGAAACAATTGTTCAGGATTCAAGCTGCAATGTTCAGAAgctccagaaaaattgaaggagAGATTTCATAATGTTCTGAGCAAGCTACTCGGTTAACTAGAGATACCCAACACATTAGtatgtttacaaaaaaaacgttttcaaagaAGAACAGAATATGCAGAACAAGTTATTTTTAAGCAACGCCACTGCTATATTATGTGGAAAGTGCCAAAACGTTTATCAGAAAAGAAcaatattagaaaaaactggaaacatTCGGGTGGCCATAcggaaattattcaaatactGTTTTGtctcaaatatattttttagatgcAATCCCAgctaaaagtttgaaaaatcagtttccaaAAGCATGTGCTGTCATAACTGATTCCAACTGGATCACAGAGTGATTTTCAGTGAGTCAAAGCGATGATTACGCGATCCAATCGATTCAAGAACTTTCTACAAACTGTAAGTATACGTCATCTACACCGCAGTGTTTGTTGCTTCAACTCTTTCCATCATTGCAATATATTAGGCTGAAATCGCTAACGAGAAGCTCATTTAAATCAGGGCCACAAGATAACCGCCACTAGGTGTTTGGGGTTACCACAgattaattattattatttcataTGAAAGATTAA
This is a stretch of genomic DNA from Caenorhabditis elegans chromosome V. It encodes these proteins:
- the srb-18 gene encoding Serpentine receptor class beta-18 (Confirmed by transcript evidence), with amino-acid sequence MTSEEIHAAGLCSVVPTIFQNCDNDWISKNGTCYQDSCCMSLETATSWYYRLAQFSHVVFSFMGLIIVVVYILRYRSRHILPENVRVLVDFMLLFIVAHSIDMIVLHIYHIIQSFQANISDPCFVREKVSFCAPFRYTFSFCSMGLAICTYCIYIDRLACAYYKNYTKHQRLILAAQICQLIVISSLIIIWVYRNEEPNTYLLSCLNVPVASVEDMAKATIAVFPINFICFFLSIGLFRHFKKKEEGSRFDIVRHFTASVDVESSEFLFRTTGTQAALMALFSVASLLMRLVYNFLPRQVGLTIATLSYIMSIYCFTVPLVIVKCVQKTSALRKSRISSHVGLKAMGVEGASNYFEMMKSQWE
- the srb-19 gene encoding G_PROTEIN_RECEP_F1_2 domain-containing protein (Confirmed by transcript evidence); this translates as MLSGLEFSKRFFDFKYSLLLFITISSMTTPSSLALTTSDFLFSDLCSVNTTSTKTCYNDWISRPGTCYEDSCCVSFETATSWYYRTAQASQVVFSSMGLVVLTVYALKYSSKHMLPSNVRVLVNIILILMFTHSIDMIIFHVYHIFRSYKAVESDPCSVRVKISFCAPFRYIYSFCTLGLAFCQYCVYIDRLLCALYKEYIKYQKVIQYLLVILWVIVTTGVVVWVYRDANLDAYLLSCLNVPLDSMLDLSYVTATVFPINIGCCFLSMVMFRHFKKKENKSRFEIISHFTASVDVDSSEFLYIVTISQAVFIVVYPVLSLSMRYFYAETYRPVHLTIATLVYVFDIYCFVVPLAMVNYGRNRTDTRRAKIWSHVKIKSVGKEGADNYFGMMKSQWE
- the C54F6.15 gene encoding Cys-rich protein (Confirmed by transcript evidence), with product MNFKAILLAFFVIFAVSEAFDKGLALKCIGKCITVTSVQEWKDCGSKCFEGGEMVDQAFFECDSKCVDSYFKPDEDNSGVIELTKCFKECSDKY